The nucleotide window ACGAAATAATTAGATATTGGGtaactaactaataaaaaatatttgcttatctTAACTACTCATTGAAACTTAAGTTTCGTACTACCGTGAATAATTTTGCACTTTACAAACTGTTGAGACGTTTTACGGATTGACTAGTGAGTGTTTGTTTACAATGTTATCGTCGTTATTATCACATCTATTCCCATGGGCTTTATTTCGAAAACCTTACCCAATCTTAGCGTCATTGGTTCCCATCCTCAATGTCGGTCCGTTACATCTATTGAGATTTAATTGTAGTTGTGAAGCGCACGGGTGTCCCACCAATTTATCGTTTTCAAACGAAGCCGCAAATAGTTCATAAGCGCGATTATGACAACACGCGTGAGTTAGACATCCAGGTTGGTTGCTGCCACCGTTTGCAAAGAAATCCACATGACCAAGTGGAACGCCAAGTCCGTTGGCGAGAAGTCCACTGCCATCAGTGTGTATGACTTCAACATAATTGGCGTCAGTGATTCTCAGACGGGCAGAGTTTTGTCCCCAAGAATTGGCTACAGGGTCTAATCCTGTtggaagaaaataattattttaataatttttgctactgtcgagtatcgaaaccAGCTGGCTAACGACAAAATagtgaatgaaaatctgatcaatgCCTTCACTTTTTTGCAGCACATGTTAAATGTGAAGAGAGAAAGGCGCTACATAACGTGTTTATTACATTTGACTttcctatattatttttaaggtgtATTGCTAGTACTACAAAATTTAACACCTTGCACCtttcaatttttaaatagtttttgaagaGACTTGGCCTGCGTGAAGGATACATAGCTTGCTCATGgggtacatttatttattttttgtaaagtacGTCCACAATTGACCGAAAAACACACGTTATATGtaacatttatatattactgAATTTAATTCTCAAAATAGTAAAGCGCAAATAGGTTTGTATAACTTACCAGTAATTCGGGCTATTTTGCCATCCGCAATCGATCTACCGACTTGACCAGCGATATGAGCTCCGAGGCCAAAACCAACCACGTGGACTTTGTCATAagatactatattattatcattactaTCAAGTTTATTCATTTCAGTGATAAAGTTAGCTATGCTTGCAGCTACTAAGGGCACTCCTCTTAAAGCATTTGAGTAACTACCAGATGAGAAAGACGTCCAGTCTACAGAAATAACGTTCACATCGCCGTCTATGTTCTTTATGATAGCTGAAAGAACACAAAACAGTTACGTTTGTTTCAacaggtaaataatattttctcgcacttcaataaaaaaataaaaaaacaaatgtctatttgttactttttcagaGCTAAACCGAACCGCTGACTTGAATTTGATGATGCATGGAAGTACTCGAAGATTTCGGCTTAAATTATATAGGTAATTGAAGCCGCACAGTACTCCggttaatataatgtttaaaagaaaaacaatatttttttaagaattcatTATCATAGATTGTGCTGCAATTTGcgatatataaatttaaataaaggtcTACAATTTTCAGTGTAACCAAAATAGTTACTCTCCTCATTTTAAAAGTACTGCTGGACATCTCGTTTAAATCTGGTCACTACTTGTGATAAGTTTtaaccaaaattaaaaataaggtaCTTACATACGTAATTAGGAAAGCATTCTTGGCAAAGTTagtataatttagttaaatatttttaaataatatgttcaaCCTTACCATTTTTCACATCAGGATTAAGTGATGTAAAAGCAGTTCCTTCATGACCGTGGATTAGAATTATTGTATTCGCGTCTTTTATAAGAGCACCCATTTTTGTGCTATCTGCTAGCACAGGAGTTAGGGTATTCGGCGATACCCTTAAAACAATAAagtgaattttaattatacttgtGTTTTTGGCGGACAAAGTGACAGCCACAACCAAAAAGAAAGTGATAACCGAGTGGGGTCGTTTTGTGCACAGTGGCGAAGTGAGACTGGGTTTAGCTTATaagagttaaaaatatattcttataaaaatagttaaagtGTTACGTACTTTGTGTACAAATAGAATGCACACAAATCTTGGTTTCTCGCATCCTTAGAAGGCACTGAAAACCCATGGCTCGctgaaaaaacaaaattaattattatatttataaaataataaatataaagagcaatgatagccgagtggtatttGTTgttacctcccacgcaagtggttgcaggctcaaacccgaggcaacacacgaCTGACTTTTaaagctatgtgtgtattagaaataattattacttgttccatcggtgaaggaaaatatcgtgatgcaacattgcatgcctgagagttctttagaacagtttttgaaggtatacaaagtccctaAACCTCATTGCgggagaagacctttgcccagcagtgggacattattgggTTAAATTTGGAATTTAGATTcagacataaatataaattgggtctcaataaattaatatgtataattttaaaaaatcc belongs to Anticarsia gemmatalis isolate Benzon Research Colony breed Stoneville strain chromosome 9, ilAntGemm2 primary, whole genome shotgun sequence and includes:
- the LOC142975634 gene encoding phospholipase A1 member A-like — protein: MFKLAIILALALASHGFSVPSKDARNQDLCAFYLYTKVSPNTLTPVLADSTKMGALIKDANTIILIHGHEGTAFTSLNPDVKNAIIKNIDGDVNVISVDWTSFSSGSYSNALRGVPLVAASIANFITEMNKLDSNDNNIVSYDKVHVVGFGLGAHIAGQVGRSIADGKIARITGLDPVANSWGQNSARLRITDANYVEVIHTDGSGLLANGLGVPLGHVDFFANGGSNQPGCLTHACCHNRAYELFAASFENDKLVGHPCASQLQLNLNRCNGPTLRMGTNDAKIGFGIYRINTRRNYPF